TGATATTAATATTGAAGAACTGGGCAGTAAAATTGGTGTACAATTAACCAAAGATTGTCCGTATATCTTAAACACCTTCAAGTCTCAAGTTAGCGGTAATGAGGAAAAAGTTGTCAAACAAGCTAATTTACAATGTAACGATTTAAAAAATGGAGACTTTTATTACCTCGTTAAAAGTTCAAAAAATGCCAAAGTTGACACAACTTATGTTACTATATCTAACCATATGTTCTTAGAACGTATGAAAAACGGAAAAACATACTCTCTTTTAAACATTGAATGGAAAGAAAACTGCACGTTCGATTTAATTTTCAAAGAAAGTAATGACCCTATGAAAAAGGAGTTTAGTAAAGCTGGAGATGTTTACACATATGAAATATTAACGAACGATGACACCTCTGTTTTCTTAAAAACTATTTGGAGAGATAGAAGCTATCAATTTGAGCTTTTCAAAGTAAAATAAACTGTATTTCGAACTAAAAGAAATCACAAATTAGTAAAACTTAACTAGAATTAACTACTTTTAAACTACTCAGAAAAACCACATATGTCTTTATCCGAGAAAGCATAAAAAAAACATCTTACTTAAATTTATGAAAAAGGAATATTTAATAATACTAGTCATACTCTTCTTTGCTTGTGTTTCTAAAAATGAAAAAGCTCAAACAGTTCCCAAAAAACAAGTTCAAATAAGTGTACCTAAAAATGTTGATTCTGATTTTAAGTTGTTTTTAAAATACTTTAGTAAAGATTCTGCTTTCCAAATGAGTAGAGTTCATTTTCCAGTTAAAATAAAAGATTTTCAGAATTCGGAAAATGAACTAAAAGAAAGGTTATTAGGTATTAACGAATATCGCTTAAAAGAATTCTATGTTAATGAAACATCTGAAAAAGAAATCTTTGAAGAATATGAACAAACAATAATACTTGAAAATGATTCCGCTATAATTGAAATTAACGGAATTGAAAACGGGATTGCAATAGATTTTGAATTCAAAAAGGTAAATGGAAAGTGGAAATTAATTACGTGGACAGACCAATCAACATAAAACAGAAATAAATGAATCAAATTCTTTCGATAGGATTATTTCTGATAATGAACTTTAGTTTGTTCTCTCAAGTAAATAATCAATCAATTCTAATTGAGACATTACTAAAAAATCAAATTGGAAAGACCATAACCTATGGAAAATGGACTCAATTTGGAGGTACTGAAACTCAATTGACCTTTTTAGGAGTTATAAATGAAAACGGAATTGAATATAAGATTTTGAATTCAAGTTGGATTTGGGGAATATCAAAAAGAGCCACGAACAGAATAATGCTATTTTCGAATAAAAATGAATATTTAGGTCATTATTATATCACCGCCAAGTGTGATTTACCAAAGAGAATTAAAAACAACAAACTCATATTTGAACCTGATAAGTGTGACGACTGTAATCATAAACAAACAATTATTGATTTTAAAAAAGGAATTCCAAAACAACTCTTTATTACTTGTAGAGGTTCATACGGATCTATGTATATATTTAACACTAAAAAAATAGAATAAAGTTAATACCAAAAACCACACACAAATTCCTTGTAGCTAATTAAATAAAAATGTACAAATCAACCATAACCATAATATTTCTTATGATTTCATTCTTTTCTAAAGGACAATCTGATTTAGAAACTAAATTTTCGAAAGCAAATTCCGAAATGAATTTAAGAAACATGTACCAAAAAATAATTTGGAACATGCAACCTACCAATGAATATGTATTTAATCAAACAAAAGGAGAAGTTATATATACTGTTCAAAAAAATGGATATGAAGTAATTGCAAAACCAAAAATCTTAGGAACTTTCAATCTTAACGATAAAACATTTTTATGGTCAGATAAAAACCCTTCAATTAACGGCAAATTGAATGATCAAATAGATTCATTTAGAGAAACTCTTCCTAAAAAATATCAGAAAAACAAATTCAAGTCTGATATAGACTTTAACGAAAACATCCTTTCTTTATTTAGTTATTATTTAAATGCTAATGGATTTGACTATCAACGTCAAGACCAAACAATTATTTACTATGCTCTTTTAGAAATTAAAATTTTTAAAGCTGGTAAAGAAATCAAAATAATTGAACCAAGAAGTCATCTACATGTTTTAGACAATCAGCCTAAGGTTGCTCTTATCCGTCAATTTCACAAAGAGAAGTTAGCCATCAACAAACAACATATTAATGGAAAAATAGACTCTGACGAAGCTTTCAAAAAAATAGAAGATATCCATCTAAAATATTGGCTTAATGAAGACACCTACTTTTTCCCTTCTTTATCTTGGCCTTGTGACTTTGATGAAAAGTCAATACTTGAATGGAAAGAGTTTACAACGAATAACAATAGACATTTTGTTATGTATACTGCCAATGTAGGATATACTATACAGTCTTATGCTTATGAAATTGACATCAATGCAAAGGGCAACAAAATCATTATAAACGAATATTAAAAAAACACCTAATAGGAGAAAATTAACCGTACCTATATTTCTACGAAACAAATTCAATCTTATTAGTTATCTTTCCGCTACAATTGAAATAAGAAAATATAAAAATGAGTTTTTTAAAAAAATTATTTGGCTCAAAGAATAAAGAGAGCTATGAACAAGAAACAAAAAATGAAAACGGTTTAGAAATTTTTAAAAAAGTTCCTTGGATGACGGATCTAAGACTCAAAAATATTGCTATCTGTCTTGATGCAGGGTTTAGACCAGCAAGTTCTTTACCTACAGAATTTGAACGAGAAATCCGACCAACTATTGAAATTGCGCAAAGATTAAATGCCATAAAAGCACTTGTTCTTTGGTTAATGGTACCTGAAGAACATTTAGAGACTGAAACAATTCTGAATTTCATTGACAAAAATGAACTTACAGATTTTATGGATGAGGATGAAAAAGAAATTCTCAACTTATCTCGAGATGACCAGGAAGCAAGAAACCAAATTGGTTGGAAATTCGAAAATGCTTGGTCACTGGCTTGGTATTTCGGATATAACGAACCTGAAATTTCTGGTCAAATGATGTCTGGAGAACAAATGCAAGAGATTTTACAAGATTTTTGTTGTCCTTTAGATGAACTAATTGAAGATTGGATAAAAGACAAACAAACTATTTCTGAAGATCAATTAAAAGAGAAAGAAGATTTGTTTTATTGTTTACATAATGCCGTTAGAAGTGCTCAAATGGGAGGAAAAACTGTACCGAATGGTTTTGATCCAATGGGTAATGGTGGAGTAATTCATGAACGAAGACATTCTTTAACCTGGATGTTATCTAAAGGAGTAAACTGGGACGACACCGACTTAAGTACTTAATATACAAAACATAACGTTTAATTATTTACGGTTTCTCAATAGAAAACCTTAATACTCGTGCACTAAATCTTTATATACAACAAAGAAGTTAAAATGATAAAAAGAATATTCATCGGGATTATATTTTTTGTAGTTGGATTTGGAATAGCCATGTACGCTGATGCTTTTTTTCGTCAACTAATTCAAGATCTATTTCAATGGACAACCAATAACCATATAATATTTATTGGGAAGGACTTTTACCTTTTTGGAGATCCTGTTTATTTTACAAGTTTCGGGTTGGTGTTTTTACTATTTAGCATTGCCAATAGAAAAAAAGAAATCAAAAAAATAGCCATCAATGCCTTAATCCTATTTCTATTGTTTAGTTTGTTATTGACTGGAATTAGTGCATTTGATGCACATTTTAAATTAATTGAATGTACTGCTTGCGATGATGGAACGAGAAAATTAGGTTATAATGAAATAAACTACGGACTCATTCTAACAATCAGTGCTCTCTTATCTACAATTCCAAGTTTGATAACCCTATTAAAAAAAACAACGTAAAAATATACATGGGAGCAGAAGTTCATATAAGATTAGAAAATGACAAATATGATGAAAAGGGATTAGCTCCTTTTTTAGGAAGGGATTTTCAATCTGAAATTACAACAAGTGCCCTATGGGAAACACATGAACCATTTCTTGATCAAAATGAAATTGATCTGCTTTACGCTCCCTACTATGATTTTTTTGATGATAATACCGTACAACTAATCGAGCCTTCAAAACTAAAAAGTATTCTCGAAAAAATAGATTGCTACTTAGAACATAATAAAGATTCGCTTCCTTTTGAAATTGACATTGATTATGAAAGAATGGAAAAAGAAAATTTACCAACCGATCTAATTATTAATGATAGTAGTTGTTGGATTCAAGGAGACTCTTTTTATTATGATGTAACCGATAAATTTAAAATTGTCAATCACAATTTAGAAAGCAACGAAGTTGAATTATGGGTAGAATTTAAAGAAAAAGTAAAAATCGAAAACAGCTTTTTTTATTTAAAAAAAGAGTACAGATATGAGAAGTATAAAAACGATTTAAATGAAGTGATCAACTTCTGTCAATTAGCCATAAATACCCATCAAAAAATATATTGGTTATTTCAAATTTAAATAAGTTTCCAGTAATTCGAAAAACTCAATGAAAAGATTAATAATCATATTTCTAACTTTAACAATTCTCTCTTGCAATAAACAAGAGAAAATTCCAAAAGAACTAAAATTCTCATTTAAATACCTCGACAAAAATTGGGATCCAAAGGAAATTGAGATTTTTAAAAACATTCATAAAAAAGATTCTACAAAACCGAGAAATTATCACTTTGGAATTGGAATGTATTTAAGAAACAATCTTTTGAGACATCACGAGCAATCAGAAAATCTGACAAACTTTTTTGACTCCATTGGAATTCATCATTATGATGATATGTCTTCAATAATTCTAACTTCTTATCGTAGATATTTGAATAATCAAGACATAGAGTTACAATCTCAAGTTGATAGGTATGTAGAATATTGGAAACCAATAATTGAATGTGAAAAAAATCAGACAATAAAAGCAGTTGCGCTTTATAATAAATACAAAATTGGAGACACGTTAAAAATAAAGATGCCTGTAAGTGACAGCAATAGTGTTGTAGATTATCCTTGTTCAAATGGAACTTTAGAATGGGTATTTGATGAATCAAAAGACCTTTCTATTAGCGGGGTAATTACTAATAAATACAATATTAATGCTGAGACAAATGTTTTTTTCACAGTCAAAGTACTGACTAAAAACCATTTAGATACAGAAATCCTTATGAAAGAAGTAAACATCGGAGACGAATTCAAAGTTAAACTTTCAACCGCTTGGAAAATTAATTAAAAAAACGAAAATAGAAACCGATATAAAAAATGGCTAAATGAAATTCGACCCTAAAAAATTTTCTAAGAATATTGAATCGTACTACACCACCAAATATGGAGCTGAAATAGGTGAAGTATTTTGTGATATAATTTACAGAGATAAAAATGAAACCGACTTCAATAATTTCAAAAATGAAATTAAAGAATCAGACTTTTTTGATCTAGAAAAAATCAATATAGACTCTTTAAAAGCCCTTGATTTAGATTTTGCAAAAAAAGCTATAATATCATCAATAATTAAGGAATGTAAGTATAATGAATACTTCATGACATGGAATGAAGGAAATAAACTAGCTACTTCTTTTTTGAAAGAGTTCGATAATATTCAGAAAATTTACACCAACTCATATTGGCAAGTTTTTTTTGAAAACAATGTGCACGAAGATGAACTTAACATGACTGGATGGAATAACTTCAGTTATAACTACTGGTATGATTATGGCTTTTTAATTGTATCAGACAAAAAATTAGGAATCATATGGTTTGGAGATGAAAGTTAAAACCACTTCTAACTAGTTACTCAATTAACCTTATACTACTTAAAAACCGTGTTAAAAACTTACATATAATAGACCAAAACCATTATTTTTATAAGGTTTTTAGGCTATATTAAAAACAGATAAAAAGAAAAAAGTAAATGGAAATACTAATTATTACAGGACCCCCATATTCTGGAAAAGGAACACAATGTGAAATCCTAAAGCGTGAATTAAATTTTAATCATATTTCTACAGGTGATAGATGCCGACTTGAAAAAGAAAATCAAACTGAAATTGGAAAAGTAATGGCACAATATGAAGAAAAAGGTGATTTAGTTCCTGACTCTTTAATGAAAGAATTGTTTAGTAATATACTAGATGAAAATAAAGATAAAAAAGGCATCATTCTAGATGGTTATCCAAGAACCGAAGCTCAAGTTAATGACTTAATTCAACTAGTGGAGCAAAAAAACATGGAAATAGGAAGGGTACTAAATATTGAGGTACCTAAATCTGAACTTTTAGCCAGAGCGAAGAAAAGAGCAGAAACATCTGACCGAAAAGATGACAAAGACCCTCAGATTCATATAAAGCGAATTGAGGTTTTTGAAGCTTCAACAAGGCCAGCTATAACATACATGAAATCAAAGCTTGACGTA
The sequence above is a segment of the Tenacibaculum sp. 190130A14a genome. Coding sequences within it:
- a CDS encoding DUF4272 domain-containing protein, producing MSFLKKLFGSKNKESYEQETKNENGLEIFKKVPWMTDLRLKNIAICLDAGFRPASSLPTEFEREIRPTIEIAQRLNAIKALVLWLMVPEEHLETETILNFIDKNELTDFMDEDEKEILNLSRDDQEARNQIGWKFENAWSLAWYFGYNEPEISGQMMSGEQMQEILQDFCCPLDELIEDWIKDKQTISEDQLKEKEDLFYCLHNAVRSAQMGGKTVPNGFDPMGNGGVIHERRHSLTWMLSKGVNWDDTDLST
- a CDS encoding DUF6794 domain-containing protein — protein: MKRLIIIFLTLTILSCNKQEKIPKELKFSFKYLDKNWDPKEIEIFKNIHKKDSTKPRNYHFGIGMYLRNNLLRHHEQSENLTNFFDSIGIHHYDDMSSIILTSYRRYLNNQDIELQSQVDRYVEYWKPIIECEKNQTIKAVALYNKYKIGDTLKIKMPVSDSNSVVDYPCSNGTLEWVFDESKDLSISGVITNKYNINAETNVFFTVKVLTKNHLDTEILMKEVNIGDEFKVKLSTAWKIN
- a CDS encoding DUF6882 domain-containing protein is translated as MISFFSKGQSDLETKFSKANSEMNLRNMYQKIIWNMQPTNEYVFNQTKGEVIYTVQKNGYEVIAKPKILGTFNLNDKTFLWSDKNPSINGKLNDQIDSFRETLPKKYQKNKFKSDIDFNENILSLFSYYLNANGFDYQRQDQTIIYYALLEIKIFKAGKEIKIIEPRSHLHVLDNQPKVALIRQFHKEKLAINKQHINGKIDSDEAFKKIEDIHLKYWLNEDTYFFPSLSWPCDFDEKSILEWKEFTTNNNRHFVMYTANVGYTIQSYAYEIDINAKGNKIIINEY
- a CDS encoding DUF4348 domain-containing protein, which produces MKKEYLIILVILFFACVSKNEKAQTVPKKQVQISVPKNVDSDFKLFLKYFSKDSAFQMSRVHFPVKIKDFQNSENELKERLLGINEYRLKEFYVNETSEKEIFEEYEQTIILENDSAIIEINGIENGIAIDFEFKKVNGKWKLITWTDQST
- a CDS encoding adenylate kinase family protein, which produces MEILIITGPPYSGKGTQCEILKRELNFNHISTGDRCRLEKENQTEIGKVMAQYEEKGDLVPDSLMKELFSNILDENKDKKGIILDGYPRTEAQVNDLIQLVEQKNMEIGRVLNIEVPKSELLARAKKRAETSDRKDDKDPQIHIKRIEVFEASTRPAITYMKSKLDVTTFDGLGSIKEITERIKASL